The Candidatus Scalindua japonica DNA window GCAAAAACTGAAGTTACAGTAAAAGACATAAAGAAAGGATGGATTGAATATGAGTCATCATATGATGGTGTCATGTTGAATATTGATATTGAAGGCGCAAAACTTCTCGGTTTCGCGTCTCCCAATGATGCAATTGGAAGAAAGATTAATGAACTGTACGCACATCCATATGATCATGAGAAGACATTATCAATGCTGGTAAGAGATGGAAAGGTCAATGGATTTTTTACTCTGATGAAAGGAAAAGACGACAGGTTGTTTTATATAAAACAAGACAGTAAAATTATTGTTGATCATCATCATTACAATTTACCTGCAAAGGTTCAGTCCAGTTTCGAACTTTCCCTGTCCATATAGTAATTCCAGACTATGATTACTTTGAATATTTTTTTTACCATATATTATAGATTACAGGAGACATTGTATTATGAATAACCCTGGAGACACATTACAAGGAAACACAAGGGTGTTGGTACTTGCTACGTTAGCTTTTGCTGTATGCTTTGCCGGCTGGTCGCTGTTTGGCCCTTTAGCAGTATATATGAAGGAAGAATTCAATCTGTCTTCATCGGCAGTAGGATTGTTGCTTGCAACACCGGTTTTACTCGGCTCGATTGTCAGAGTGCCTATTGGTATTTTGACAGATAAATACGGTGGGAGAAAGGTCTTCAGCTTGCTGATGCTATTTACTTTCTTTCCCATGTTCTTAGCAGGTTTTGCACATAGTTACCCGCTTTTACTGGTATGCGGTTTCTTTTTTGGTGTTGCCGGTGCATCTTTTTCGGTTGGTGTACCACAGGTATCACAATGGTATCCCAAAGAAAAACAGGGATTGGCGCTTGGAATTTTTGGTGTGGGAAATGTGGGCACAGCTCTGGCAGTTTTTGGAGCGCCTTTTATCGCACAATCTATTGGATGGAACAAGGCGTTTATGTTTTACTCCATTCCATTACTTTTTATGGCCGTAGTTTACTGGTTTTTTGCTACTGACGCACCGAAACCAGAGAATGTGAAACCTCAGACATTGGATGATAAGTTGAAGGTATATAAATCTTCTCATTTAATCTGGGTCTTCTCTCTTTTCTATTTTATGACCTTCGGCTTTTTTGTCTGTTTTGCCTTGATGTTGCCTTCGTATCTCCTGGATACGTTTAATGTGACACCGGTAAAGGCGGGAACGTTAACTTCGATCTTTGTATTTCTTGCAACTTTTATGAGGATCTTAGGTGGATATCTGGGGGACATCTTTTCTGGAAGGAATCTTCTGACACTTCTTACCCTTTCACTCATTGGTGTGCTCTTATATCTCAATATGAACAGCTCTCTGACGTTTGCCCTTGCAGCTTTTTATTGTATGGCATGTTTATTAGGTATAGGTAATGGTGTTGTTTTTAAGCTTGTTGCGGAATATTTTCCAAAAGACACAGGTACGGCAGGAGGGATGGTGGGAGCTGCCGGAGGGCTTGGTGGTTTCTTTCTCCCGATAATAACGGGTACAATCAAAGATTATACCAACAACAATTCATTAGGATTCATTTTCATATCTCTGGTGTGCCTGATGTGCCTCTCTTTTATGGAAAAGAAGACATTTAAAAAGACTAATAATAAAATAGCAGAGGAGGAAAATGGTTTTACAGAGGTTGATAGTATAATGAATGTGGATGAAAATATCGTTACAGGTATTGATGAAAAAGTGAAACCGGTAATGCAGAAATAGTATGAGTATATTACATTTTACGTCAAATTCGGTAAACACCCGTTGGTTTATTGCGGCCATGGCTACGGTCATGATGGCGCTCAGCTCTTCGTCTTATGGCTACAACGAAGTCTCTTCCTGTCTTTTTGTTACAGGTTTGGGAATTTTCTTTATTGTGGCAGTCTTTATGATCATAAAGACTGCCTTGTACTATAAAGATCTCTTACGCGATCTGCTTGATCCTGAAAAGCTTCACTATTCTTTCTCGCTTGTAGGGATGGTGAGCCTGGCGGGTATCTGTGCATCCAGGTTGTTTTGCTGGTATACCGTCGCATCTATTCTCTGGTATGCGGCTATTGTCCTCTGGGCCGGTATCACGCTGTCGACATTTACGATTCTGTTTCTGTACCGTAAAGCTGAGGATCGAAGGATTGAAGAGGTCCTGAACGGAGGTTGGTTATTTGTTACGATAGGTACGCAGTTTACCGCCTTGTTGAGCATAGAAGTGGCTGGACAGCTGACAGAGTATACACTGCTTATCCAGTTTTGTTCGTTTACGCTCTGGTCAGTTGGAACATTTTTATATCTGATATTTATGACGCTTATGATCTGGCGGTTCCTTTTCTATCCAGTCACTCATGATACAGAGCTGTCATCATATTGGATGAACATAGGAGCCGCAGCGATTACTACAATTGTATCTGTGGCATTATATCAACAGTTAGAGGTGACTGGGGGGGCGCTTGTTGAGATGCTTCCGTTTCTGAAAGGGTTTTCTCTGCTTTCCTGGTCTATAGGGTTATGGTGGTTACCACTATTGATCATTCTGGCAATAAGAAAACAGGTTAACGGTGGTTGGGCAATACCATTTACGGTGGGGTATTGGGAAATTGTGCTTGCGATAGGTTTATTTGCTGCCGGTACAAAACAATTAACCGGTGTATTTAATGAGAATTTCATCAGCTCATTTGCTTTGTATTTTTCGATTGCCGGTGCTGCTGTCTATTGTTTTGTATCCGTCTTTACTCTTGCACATTTGATAGCGATACCCGTATGGAAAGCAATACCGTTACAGGCATTATTAATAAAATGGCATTGGCTAAGTAGAGGTACAATAAACATTTTACAACTTGTATCGTGTTCGGTAAACACCCGTTGGTTTATTGTCGCCATAGCTACTGCCATGATGTCGCTCAGTTCTTCGTCATATGGTTATAGCTCGGTAGTTCCCTATCTTTTTATTACAGGCCTGGGAGTATTTTTTATCGTGACAGTTTTTATGATTATAAAGGCTGTTCTATACTATGAAGATCTCTTGAGCGAATTGCTCGATCCTGAAAAGATGCTGTATTCTCACTCTCTTGTCGGGTTGGTAAGCCTCACGGGCATCTGCGTTTCCCGGCTGTTTGGCTGGCATACCATTGCATATGTTTTCTGGTTTGCCGCTATTGTTCTCTGGGCAGGTATCACACTCTCTTCGTTCACCATTTTGTTTGTATACCGTAAACCGGAAGAAAGAAGCTTTGAAGATATCCTGAATGGAAGCTGGTTCTTTGTTACGATAGGCACACAGTTTACGGCCTTGTTGAGTATAGATATTGCGGGACAAGTGACAGAACAAACACTGCTTATACAATTCTTTTCGTTTGCGTTGTGGTCTGCCGGGACATTTTTGTATCTTATATTTATGACGTTCATGATATGGAGGCTTTTATTTTATCCGGTTACACACAATACAGAGATTTCATCGTATTGGATGAATATCGGAGCTGCGGCGATTACAACAATTGTATCTGCGGCATTACATCAACAGGTACAGATGACGGGAGGCCCATTTGTAGAGTTGCTTCCGTTCTTGAAAGGATTTTCTCTGCTTTTCTGGTCCATAGGGCTATGGTGGTTACCGCTTCTTATTATCCTGGTAATAAGAAAACAGGTTAACGGTGCTTGGGCAATGCCGTTTACCGTGGGATATTGGGAAATTGCACTTGCGATAGGTTTATATGCCGCCGCAACAAAACAATTAACCGGATTATTCGATGAACGTTTTATTTTTGTATTTGCTTTTTATTTTTCGATTGCCGGTGCTGTTTTCTATTGTTTTATCTCTGCCTTCACTCTTTGGCACCTGATAGTGATACCGGTATGGAGGGTCATATTAGCGCAGACATTGACAATAAAATGGCATTGGTTACGTAAAGGAGCAGTAGGAATTTTACAATTTGCAGTATATACAATTAATATCCGTTGGTTTATTGCCGGCATGGCGACAATAACAACGTTTTCTGCTTCTACCTCTTATGACAACAAAATAGTTTCTACCTGTTTGGAATCAGCAACTGGCAGACATCTATTGGAAGAAGTGATTAAAACCGGCACGACACATTCACAAAAGAAAGAATAGGGGTCACCCCTCCTCTTGGCTGCATGTTTCTAATCCTTTATAATACTCTTCATGGTAAGACCTCTACAAATTGAATATCCGGGTGCATGGTATCATGTAATAAATCGGGGAGCAAACCGTAATTGGATTTTTTCTAAATCTGACGATTACGAGCTTCTCATAAATGTACTTAAAGAAGCGTGTGACCTATTCAATGTGTAAATTTCCGCTTATTGTCTTATGAGAAAGCATTATTTATGTGAAGCTTCACATAATTATTTACTACACCATAACATTTTCACCTGGTTATTCACACCCCAGAAGGGAATCTCTCCAGACTCATGAGCCATGTAAACAGAGTTTACACTAAGAAGAAAACATGCTGG harbors:
- a CDS encoding MFS transporter, with amino-acid sequence MNNPGDTLQGNTRVLVLATLAFAVCFAGWSLFGPLAVYMKEEFNLSSSAVGLLLATPVLLGSIVRVPIGILTDKYGGRKVFSLLMLFTFFPMFLAGFAHSYPLLLVCGFFFGVAGASFSVGVPQVSQWYPKEKQGLALGIFGVGNVGTALAVFGAPFIAQSIGWNKAFMFYSIPLLFMAVVYWFFATDAPKPENVKPQTLDDKLKVYKSSHLIWVFSLFYFMTFGFFVCFALMLPSYLLDTFNVTPVKAGTLTSIFVFLATFMRILGGYLGDIFSGRNLLTLLTLSLIGVLLYLNMNSSLTFALAAFYCMACLLGIGNGVVFKLVAEYFPKDTGTAGGMVGAAGGLGGFFLPIITGTIKDYTNNNSLGFIFISLVCLMCLSFMEKKTFKKTNNKIAEEENGFTEVDSIMNVDENIVTGIDEKVKPVMQK